The following proteins come from a genomic window of Bacteroidales bacterium:
- a CDS encoding DUF4922 domain-containing protein produces MSLQEKADALFEDQLSSWPLLGANWEKLDGAQIKQFKFDGFTIRVQCNPKRILSSAAKVDQASIRQRACFLCTENRPPEEKQVWAGDDYEILCNPFPIFRAHYTIAKATHTPQVIEPEFDRFLELSRELPDLALFYNAPDCGASAPDHMHFQAGNRGFMPIEEEITALKDQYGKVLLNDSGIRVTAVSDGLRRFYVLESGSKELIGDFGRGAFRFLRKLQGGEEPMINMLSYYTTAWQVLLFPRGRHRPWQYFEEGEKNILLSPASVDMGGTLITPHEKDFLKISREDIEDIFSQVTFPPGHFRQMNQVIEQKFESYD; encoded by the coding sequence ATGAGTTTGCAGGAGAAAGCAGATGCCCTGTTTGAGGATCAGTTGTCCAGCTGGCCACTGCTCGGTGCCAACTGGGAAAAGCTGGACGGGGCCCAGATAAAGCAGTTTAAATTTGACGGTTTCACCATCCGCGTTCAGTGCAATCCCAAACGCATTCTTTCATCGGCTGCCAAAGTGGACCAGGCTTCCATCCGGCAGCGGGCATGTTTCCTCTGCACGGAGAACCGTCCGCCGGAAGAGAAACAGGTATGGGCAGGCGACGATTATGAGATACTGTGTAACCCCTTTCCCATCTTCAGGGCGCACTATACCATTGCCAAAGCGACACACACCCCCCAGGTGATTGAGCCGGAGTTTGACCGTTTCCTTGAGCTCAGCAGGGAACTTCCTGATCTGGCGCTCTTTTATAATGCCCCTGACTGCGGGGCGTCGGCACCAGATCACATGCATTTCCAGGCCGGGAACAGGGGGTTTATGCCCATTGAGGAGGAGATCACCGCCCTGAAAGATCAATACGGGAAGGTGCTTCTGAACGATAGCGGAATCAGAGTGACGGCTGTGTCGGACGGACTCCGCCGATTCTATGTACTGGAGTCTGGCTCCAAAGAGCTGATCGGGGACTTTGGCCGGGGGGCATTCCGCTTCCTGCGTAAACTGCAGGGCGGGGAGGAGCCCATGATCAATATGCTATCCTATTACACGACTGCCTGGCAGGTGCTGCTTTTTCCGCGTGGCAGGCACCGGCCCTGGCAATATTTTGAAGAGGGAGAAAAAAACATCCTTTTAAGTCCGGCCTCCGTGGATATGGGAGGGACCCTGATCACTCCGCATGAGAAGGACTTTTTGAAGATTAGCAGGGAGGATATTGAGGATATCTTTTCTCAGGTTACTTTCCCGCCTGGACATTTCAGGCAGATGAATCAGGTAATTGAACAGAAATTTGAATCGTATGACTAA
- a CDS encoding SpoIID/LytB domain-containing protein yields the protein MTNKHVPEIEVGIIRSDRIRFRLDGEFRIQGSGSLLHGDAEARATGGKLEIRCQETELVTEEAFLLEPEDPVFGRFTLREVVIGIGFHWEQKEDQEFQGALKLMLSGGEIQVVNVISVEDYLISVISSEMRGDSSPELLKAHTIISRSWLLAQIEKQDVLAGSGEAYNMEHLTDEEYIRWYDREDHELFHVCADDHCQRYQGTTRSHNPEVVKAVRETAGEVLEYGGRICDARFSKCCGGVVEEFQYCWEPVIHPYLKRVEDHPRPDLLHSGDLKVEANAVRFIRDSPEAFCNTSDADLLRQVLNDYDQGSSDFFRWEVEYSQEEIASLIREKSGMDFGQILDLVPVERGESGRLVRLKIIGSKKTLIMGKELEIRRWLSSSHLYSSAFVVEKLEIKNGVPGHYLLRGAGWGHGVGLCQIGAAVMAGKGYSHREILNHYFMDAGIEKRYESYKS from the coding sequence ATGACTAATAAACACGTTCCGGAAATTGAAGTAGGAATCATCAGGTCGGACAGGATCCGTTTCAGGCTGGATGGTGAGTTCAGAATCCAGGGGAGCGGGTCTCTTTTGCACGGAGATGCGGAAGCAAGGGCGACAGGCGGCAAGCTGGAGATCCGGTGCCAGGAGACAGAGTTGGTCACGGAGGAGGCCTTTCTGCTTGAACCGGAAGATCCGGTTTTCGGTCGCTTTACCCTCAGGGAGGTGGTGATTGGTATTGGCTTTCACTGGGAGCAGAAGGAGGACCAGGAGTTCCAGGGGGCGCTGAAACTGATGCTCTCCGGTGGGGAGATCCAGGTGGTAAATGTAATCTCCGTGGAGGACTACCTGATCTCGGTGATTTCCTCGGAGATGCGTGGTGACAGTTCGCCGGAACTGTTAAAGGCTCATACCATCATATCCAGAAGCTGGCTTCTGGCCCAGATCGAAAAGCAGGATGTTCTGGCAGGATCGGGAGAAGCCTACAACATGGAGCACCTTACTGATGAGGAGTACATCCGCTGGTACGACCGGGAGGATCACGAGCTTTTTCACGTTTGTGCCGATGATCACTGCCAGCGTTACCAGGGCACCACCCGCTCGCACAATCCGGAGGTGGTGAAGGCCGTCCGGGAGACTGCGGGAGAGGTGCTGGAATATGGAGGCAGGATATGCGATGCCCGCTTCTCCAAATGCTGCGGGGGAGTGGTGGAGGAGTTTCAGTACTGCTGGGAGCCCGTGATTCATCCCTATCTGAAGCGGGTGGAGGACCATCCCCGCCCGGATCTCTTACACAGCGGGGACCTGAAGGTGGAGGCCAATGCGGTCAGATTCATCCGGGACTCGCCGGAGGCTTTTTGTAACACCTCGGATGCGGACCTGCTCCGGCAGGTCCTGAATGATTACGACCAGGGCTCCAGTGATTTTTTTCGCTGGGAGGTGGAATACAGCCAGGAGGAGATTGCCTCCCTGATCCGGGAGAAGTCCGGGATGGATTTTGGTCAGATCCTGGACCTGGTACCCGTGGAGCGGGGAGAGTCGGGCAGGCTGGTCAGGCTGAAGATCATTGGCTCGAAGAAGACGCTGATTATGGGGAAGGAGCTGGAGATCAGGCGCTGGTTAAGCAGTTCTCACCTTTACAGTTCTGCTTTTGTAGTGGAGAAACTGGAGATTAAGAACGGGGTACCTGGCCACTACCTGTTGAGAGGAGCCGGCTGGGGTCATGGCGTGGGACTCTGCCAGATCGGTGCAGCGGTTATGGCCGGCAAAGGCTACTCCCACAGAGAGATATTAAATCACTATTTTATGGACGCTGGCATTGAAAAACGATATGAGTCATACAAATCCTGA
- a CDS encoding FG-GAP-like repeat-containing protein: protein MLLLSYQGCKQQKGSETERAEEMISAKTLGLAYLEENKLEEAEAEFLKILDLDEDEVMGYANLGIVYLRMGSFDKAEEWLLKAIRMQPGDPDVRLILAKVYEMGGAPEKAVEELEKIMEFSPGHVKSLFNLTELYASMPGEEALEKRLGYTGALVEKVPANIVPRLNLLEILIQEGQADRSLALLEELQQVFPEFPKEALEYYDQSLEALRMQDLEKAAVSFMIFHNYMKVTTPYQAGMMDLKGPGGALVGSPVITFAEQQMGIQAADWQEMLAAIKFTDITATAGLDFLLKGSGPEQTGGTTHLAACDYNGDGDVDLYAGRRDPATGEYRHYLLKNEWGSFQDVSLASGISHQGAEHSVQFADYDNDGFLDIYVAGVEGNILYRSNGEESFLDVTDQAGVGGDQLPGTASLFFDYDHDGDLDLLVGREGANLLYRNNLDGTFLEQGERSGLAGGESETVDAAFGDFDEDGDIDVLLINSDGNIRLYSNQRQGIFRDITREAGIPFIDGASAVSVGDYNNDGFPDLFLASSEAGGSLMFLNRGDGTFAEDFTSDEVRTSLQNVRVFDAELFDFDNDGYLDLLVAGESTREGEAGVILYHSDGNGKLWLSPGILPDDLKSGSGITAFDYNNDGDLDVGITGTDGSIRLLRNDGGNNNHYIKMKLVGLRAGSAKNNYYGIGAKVEVRAGSLYQSKVVTGPDIHFGLGLREKAEVIRILWTNGVPQNMFFPATNQDLIEQQQLKGSCPFLYTWNGEEYQFVKDIMWQSALGMPLGIMGESGTYAPSDASVDYIKIPGDQMKMQDKSYTLRVTGELWETLYMDKIGLVVLDHPDSVDLYVDERMGPPALSGYRLFQVGEQLQPESVRDQYGTDLLPIVSEMDSRYTPYLKQGSYQGVTEMSEITIDPGEIDTDQKLYLYLYGWIFPTDASINASISQSDRLRMIPPMIEAINGEGEWAPIVENLGFPMGKDKMMVADLSGKLLKSDPRIRIRTNMQIHWDQIFFSQGDPDAPVHATRLEPSVAELHYRGFSRTYRKGGRYGPHWFDYSTVTSEPIWRDLTGNYTRFGDVLPLLLDSDDMYVIKNAGDETIIEFDAGRLPVLPEGWTRDFLVHSVGWVKDGDLNTAHGQTVEPLPFHGMSRYPYGPEEAYPSDPEHKRYLEEYNIRVVDTEVFTRSLIGEKE from the coding sequence TTGTTATTACTGTCATACCAGGGTTGTAAGCAACAGAAAGGCAGTGAAACGGAACGGGCCGAAGAAATGATTTCGGCAAAAACACTGGGACTGGCTTATCTGGAGGAGAACAAGCTGGAGGAGGCAGAGGCGGAGTTTCTGAAGATCCTTGACCTGGATGAGGACGAGGTGATGGGTTATGCCAACCTGGGTATTGTTTATCTCCGGATGGGATCCTTTGATAAGGCCGAAGAGTGGCTTCTTAAGGCCATCAGGATGCAGCCCGGGGATCCCGATGTGAGGCTTATCCTGGCCAAGGTCTATGAGATGGGCGGGGCGCCGGAGAAGGCTGTGGAGGAGCTTGAAAAAATTATGGAATTCTCTCCCGGGCATGTGAAATCCCTGTTTAACCTAACAGAACTGTATGCCTCCATGCCCGGCGAAGAGGCACTTGAAAAACGTCTCGGGTACACCGGTGCGCTGGTGGAGAAGGTGCCGGCCAATATTGTTCCCCGGCTCAACCTTCTGGAGATCCTGATCCAGGAAGGACAGGCGGACCGCTCCCTGGCACTGCTGGAAGAGTTGCAGCAGGTTTTCCCGGAATTTCCCAAAGAAGCACTTGAATACTACGATCAATCCCTGGAGGCCCTGAGAATGCAGGACCTGGAAAAGGCAGCGGTCTCTTTTATGATTTTCCACAACTATATGAAAGTTACGACCCCCTACCAGGCCGGCATGATGGATCTGAAAGGGCCGGGAGGGGCGCTGGTAGGTTCGCCGGTCATCACTTTTGCCGAGCAGCAGATGGGTATCCAGGCGGCGGACTGGCAGGAGATGCTGGCAGCCATAAAATTTACCGATATTACGGCCACCGCAGGACTCGATTTTCTGCTGAAAGGATCCGGACCGGAACAGACCGGGGGGACCACCCACCTGGCAGCCTGTGATTATAACGGGGATGGAGATGTGGATCTGTATGCCGGCCGCCGGGATCCTGCCACCGGAGAATACAGGCACTATTTGCTTAAGAATGAATGGGGCTCCTTCCAGGATGTCTCCCTGGCATCCGGAATAAGCCATCAGGGTGCGGAGCACTCCGTTCAGTTCGCTGATTACGACAATGATGGATTCCTGGATATCTATGTGGCCGGTGTCGAAGGCAATATTCTGTACAGGAGCAACGGAGAGGAGTCCTTTCTGGATGTTACGGATCAGGCAGGGGTTGGCGGAGATCAGCTTCCCGGAACCGCTTCGCTCTTTTTTGACTATGATCACGATGGTGACCTGGACCTTCTGGTGGGCAGGGAAGGAGCCAACCTGCTCTACAGGAACAACCTGGATGGTACTTTTCTGGAACAGGGAGAACGGTCGGGCCTTGCAGGTGGAGAGTCGGAAACGGTGGATGCTGCCTTTGGAGATTTTGACGAGGACGGGGATATCGACGTACTGCTTATAAACAGCGATGGAAACATCCGGCTCTATTCCAACCAGAGACAGGGGATTTTCAGAGATATTACCAGGGAGGCTGGGATCCCTTTTATAGATGGAGCCAGTGCGGTGAGCGTGGGGGATTATAACAACGATGGATTTCCGGACCTCTTTCTGGCTTCCTCTGAGGCCGGCGGATCGCTGATGTTCCTGAACCGGGGAGATGGCACATTTGCGGAAGATTTTACCTCGGATGAGGTAAGAACAAGCCTGCAAAACGTACGTGTTTTTGATGCCGAACTCTTCGATTTTGATAACGATGGTTACCTGGATCTCCTGGTGGCAGGCGAATCCACACGGGAAGGCGAAGCAGGGGTGATTCTTTATCACAGTGACGGAAACGGGAAACTCTGGCTCTCCCCCGGTATTCTCCCGGATGATCTGAAATCGGGAAGTGGCATCACTGCGTTTGATTATAACAATGATGGGGACCTGGATGTGGGCATTACCGGAACCGATGGAAGCATCCGGCTGCTGCGCAATGACGGGGGCAACAACAATCACTATATTAAGATGAAGCTGGTGGGGCTCCGGGCAGGAAGCGCCAAGAACAACTATTACGGGATAGGGGCCAAGGTGGAGGTCCGCGCCGGAAGTCTCTATCAGTCGAAGGTGGTTACCGGTCCCGACATTCATTTTGGCCTTGGCTTGCGGGAAAAGGCAGAGGTCATCCGCATCCTGTGGACCAACGGGGTCCCGCAGAATATGTTTTTCCCCGCCACCAACCAGGACCTGATCGAACAACAACAGCTGAAGGGATCCTGCCCCTTCCTCTACACCTGGAACGGGGAGGAATATCAGTTTGTCAAGGATATCATGTGGCAGAGTGCCCTGGGTATGCCCCTGGGCATCATGGGCGAATCCGGCACCTATGCTCCTTCAGATGCATCGGTCGATTATATTAAGATCCCGGGAGACCAGATGAAGATGCAGGATAAGAGCTATACCCTGCGGGTCACCGGAGAGTTATGGGAGACGCTCTATATGGATAAGATTGGACTGGTGGTGCTGGACCATCCCGACAGTGTGGATTTGTATGTGGATGAGCGTATGGGACCCCCAGCTTTATCGGGTTACAGGCTCTTCCAGGTTGGAGAGCAATTGCAGCCGGAATCTGTCAGAGACCAGTACGGGACCGATCTCCTGCCCATTGTCTCTGAAATGGACAGCCGGTATACGCCTTATTTGAAACAGGGTTCCTACCAGGGAGTTACCGAGATGTCAGAAATCACCATTGACCCCGGAGAGATCGATACGGACCAGAAGCTATACCTCTACCTCTATGGATGGATCTTCCCTACCGATGCCAGTATCAATGCATCTATCTCACAGTCGGACCGGCTCCGGATGATCCCGCCCATGATCGAGGCCATCAACGGGGAGGGGGAGTGGGCGCCCATCGTGGAGAACCTGGGTTTCCCCATGGGCAAAGATAAAATGATGGTGGCCGACCTGAGCGGAAAACTATTAAAATCGGATCCCCGTATCCGCATCCGGACCAATATGCAGATACACTGGGATCAGATCTTTTTCTCTCAGGGAGATCCGGATGCACCGGTCCATGCCACCCGGCTGGAACCCTCTGTGGCCGAACTGCACTACCGGGGATTTTCCAGGACCTACAGAAAGGGGGGAAGATACGGCCCTCACTGGTTCGATTACAGCACGGTAACAAGCGAACCCATCTGGCGCGACCTGACTGGGAACTACACACGCTTCGGGGATGTATTGCCCCTCCTCCTGGATTCTGATGATATGTACGTGATTAAGAATGCAGGGGATGAAACCATCATCGAATTCGATGCCGGCAGGCTGCCCGTACTTCCGGAGGGCTGGACCAGGGACTTTCTGGTACACAGTGTGGGTTGGGTGAAAGACGGGGATCTGAATACGGCACACGGACAAACGGTTGAACCCCTGCCATTTCACGGCATGAGCCGCTATCCCTATGGTCCGGAGGAAGCCTATCCCTCGGATCCGGAACATAAGCGCTACCTGGAGGAATACAATATCCGGGTGGTCGATACGGAAGTATTTACCAGATCCCTAATTGGTGAAAAAGAATAA
- a CDS encoding C-GCAxxG-C-C family protein, which produces MKKRVNRRIFLARATLATLSATTLGACTTRENPPPETAESVSPEENGFQEELSKNRQMPRELVKKLLDQKVDQYMQLSHHCAQSSFLALKEQFGLRGEQVVKALTPLPGMAERGETCGAVTGPLMALGLIYGRDIHHLNNWDTYQAALVPAGAFCEKFEKEFGTTLCHEVQEEMFGRCYRLRDPAELQEFQNAGATDKCSEVVRKAVHMAAEIILEDSSI; this is translated from the coding sequence ATGAAAAAGAGAGTGAACCGCCGTATTTTCCTGGCCAGGGCCACTCTGGCCACCCTCTCCGCGACCACCCTGGGCGCGTGCACGACCAGAGAAAACCCTCCCCCGGAAACAGCTGAATCCGTTTCTCCGGAAGAGAACGGCTTTCAGGAAGAATTGTCAAAAAACCGCCAGATGCCACGGGAGCTGGTGAAAAAGCTGCTGGATCAGAAAGTGGACCAATACATGCAGCTGTCGCACCACTGCGCCCAGAGCAGCTTTCTGGCCCTGAAAGAGCAGTTCGGGCTCAGGGGAGAACAGGTGGTCAAAGCGCTGACTCCATTGCCTGGGATGGCGGAGCGTGGAGAGACCTGCGGAGCGGTCACCGGTCCCCTGATGGCCCTGGGACTAATCTATGGCCGGGATATACACCATCTGAATAACTGGGATACTTATCAGGCAGCACTGGTCCCCGCCGGGGCATTTTGCGAGAAGTTTGAGAAGGAATTTGGGACCACCCTCTGCCATGAGGTTCAGGAAGAAATGTTCGGACGCTGTTACCGCTTAAGGGATCCGGCCGAATTGCAGGAATTTCAGAATGCAGGTGCCACTGACAAATGCAGCGAAGTGGTCCGCAAGGCGGTCCATATGGCCGCAGAGATTATCCTGGAGGACAGCTCCATTTAA
- a CDS encoding MFS transporter has protein sequence MSHTNPESSGKKRASNPWLWVPSLYFAEGIPYVMVMTLSVIFYKRMGISNAEIALYTSWLYLPWVIKPLWGPVVDILRTKRFWILVMQLCIGAGLAGVAFTIPVDRFFQFTLAFFWLLAFSSATHDIAADGFYMLGLSKGDQAFFVGIRSTFYRLAMLTGQGLLVILAGYFEAKTGLPEVELMVRAVEEQTSATFNPEAITVEPEGGETYFLTPGEIRIGTERITEAEANKLYHKVEEWNSGHGFYQAEEGNVSDHGEDAAEAELTGNVGYTWFRLSSKPEEGENIVLNFSFEKGDKSIALARSYRYEFNEENWEVPAFAVFKLDPKLEKASSASFSGLSGNIRFAWTMVFIVVALLFAGFHIYHRFALPRPASDISNRSGEGGFLKEFLATFADFFRKKNIGVILLFLLVYRLGESQLVKLASPFLLDSREANGLGLTTGDLGLIYGTIGIIALSIGGIIGGIAASRRGLKYWLWWMVLAMNLPNLVYVFLSYLLPSSLWIVAASVAVEQFGYGFGFTAYMLYMIYVSEGKHKTAHFALTTGFMALGMMIPGMVSGWLQELIGYQHFFIWVMICTIPSFILIPFLRIDPEFGKK, from the coding sequence ATGAGTCATACAAATCCTGAATCAAGCGGTAAAAAGAGAGCTTCCAATCCCTGGCTCTGGGTGCCTTCCCTTTATTTTGCCGAAGGAATTCCCTATGTGATGGTGATGACCCTTTCGGTTATCTTTTACAAACGTATGGGCATTTCAAATGCTGAGATTGCTCTTTATACCAGCTGGCTCTATCTGCCCTGGGTAATTAAGCCCCTGTGGGGACCGGTGGTGGATATTCTGCGTACCAAGCGCTTCTGGATCCTGGTGATGCAACTCTGTATCGGAGCCGGACTGGCAGGAGTAGCCTTCACCATTCCCGTGGATCGGTTTTTCCAGTTTACCCTGGCATTCTTCTGGCTTCTGGCCTTTAGTTCGGCCACCCACGATATTGCAGCCGATGGATTTTATATGCTGGGGCTCTCCAAGGGGGACCAGGCCTTCTTTGTCGGGATCAGAAGCACCTTTTACAGGCTGGCCATGCTTACGGGCCAGGGACTTCTGGTCATCCTGGCCGGTTATTTTGAAGCCAAAACCGGTCTCCCGGAGGTAGAGCTTATGGTCAGGGCGGTCGAAGAGCAGACCTCCGCCACCTTTAACCCGGAAGCAATCACGGTGGAACCGGAGGGGGGAGAGACCTATTTTCTTACCCCCGGAGAGATCCGGATAGGGACAGAAAGGATTACGGAGGCGGAAGCAAATAAGCTGTACCATAAGGTGGAAGAATGGAACAGTGGGCACGGATTTTACCAGGCAGAAGAGGGAAACGTTTCGGACCATGGTGAAGATGCTGCCGAAGCAGAGCTAACCGGCAATGTGGGGTATACCTGGTTCCGGCTTAGTTCGAAACCGGAGGAAGGTGAGAACATTGTTCTGAATTTCAGCTTTGAGAAGGGAGACAAGAGTATTGCCCTGGCCCGCAGTTACCGTTACGAATTCAATGAGGAGAACTGGGAAGTACCGGCATTTGCGGTTTTCAAACTGGATCCCAAACTGGAAAAAGCATCCTCAGCCTCTTTTTCAGGTCTGAGCGGGAATATCCGTTTTGCATGGACCATGGTCTTCATCGTTGTAGCTCTGCTCTTTGCAGGATTCCATATCTACCACCGCTTTGCCCTGCCACGTCCGGCTTCTGACATAAGTAACCGGTCCGGGGAGGGTGGTTTTTTGAAAGAGTTCCTGGCCACTTTCGCGGATTTTTTCAGGAAGAAGAATATTGGGGTGATCCTGCTTTTCCTGCTGGTTTACCGCTTGGGCGAATCGCAGCTGGTGAAGCTGGCATCTCCCTTCCTTCTGGACTCCAGAGAGGCCAACGGACTTGGCTTAACCACCGGCGATTTGGGACTGATCTACGGGACCATCGGGATCATTGCCCTTTCCATCGGGGGTATTATCGGGGGGATTGCAGCATCGCGCCGGGGACTGAAATACTGGCTCTGGTGGATGGTATTAGCCATGAACCTGCCCAACCTGGTCTATGTCTTTCTTTCCTACCTGTTGCCCTCATCCCTGTGGATCGTGGCCGCTTCTGTTGCTGTGGAACAGTTTGGGTACGGCTTTGGATTTACTGCCTATATGCTCTATATGATCTATGTATCGGAAGGCAAGCATAAGACGGCTCATTTTGCCCTGACCACCGGCTTTATGGCGCTGGGTATGATGATCCCGGGAATGGTTTCGGGCTGGTTGCAGGAGCTGATTGGCTACCAGCACTTCTTTATCTGGGTAATGATCTGCACCATTCCCAGCTTTATTCTGATCCCTTTCCTGAGAATCGACCCCGAGTTCGGGAAGAAGTAG